The region TCAAAAATAATTGGACtgagataaaataaattaatataaattgctcCCTAGCAGTATGATAAggtttcattaaaatatataaattgctCCGTTCAATACTTTCATGGGCGGAGATTTTTGCATTCCGCCAATAATAATTGCACTTCActtatattcattttattttcttattactTTATTATCCtctataatatgattatttattaCCTTTAGTATTTAAGTCGACACGTTAAAAAAATGCCCTATGTCATCAAATTTGAAAAGACtagataacaaaaatttataaatatataaatctattgattaaaaaaattaaaattaaaaattaaaaaatataagaatttttaTCATTTTCGACGTGACAAATTTAAATCACTTAACTACGACCGGCCTACACGCTCATAAATTATGTCCATAAAAGGacctattatatataaaaaaaaaatatagcaatttactgaataataaattttaaagagggatcaaataaataaaaaataaaaagtacaagGATTCCAAAATAGGTTAAACCATTATAAATAAGTGAAGTGCAAAAATCTCCAGCCTTTTTTCACTTGGTACGCATACCCATAACAAGAAAAAATCACCTGCATCATCACACACATAACAAAAATGTGCACCTTATCAAAACAAGGCAACATCTTCACTCTAACACTCACCGGCGACGATGATCACCGCCTGAATCCAACTCTCATCGCCGCCGTAAGCTCCGCTCTCCAAACAATCAAATCACAAGCCAAGCACGGCTCAGTCCTCATCACTACATCACACGGCAAGTTCTTCTCCAACGGTTTCGATCTCGCCTGGGCCAAAAAAACCGCCGCCGAAACCGGCAGATCCGCCATGGACGGTCTCCGCGAGATGGTGGCGTCTTTCAAACCAGTGACTGCACAGATGATCTCTCTACCTATGCCGACCATCGCCGTCGTACAAGGACACGCCGCCGCCGCCGGATTTTTGTTCGCGCTGAGTCATGATTACGTGTACATGAGGAGTGACAGAGGCGTGTTGTATATGAGTGAGGTTGACATAGGGCTGCCGTTGCCGGATTATTTCTCGGCGGCGTTTAGAGATAAGGTTTATGACGTGGCTGCTCGGAGAGATG is a window of Mercurialis annua linkage group LG2, ddMerAnnu1.2, whole genome shotgun sequence DNA encoding:
- the LOC126670487 gene encoding enoyl-CoA delta isomerase 2, peroxisomal-like; translated protein: MCTLSKQGNIFTLTLTGDDDHRLNPTLIAAVSSALQTIKSQAKHGSVLITTSHGKFFSNGFDLAWAKKTAAETGRSAMDGLREMVASFKPVTAQMISLPMPTIAVVQGHAAAAGFLFALSHDYVYMRSDRGVLYMSEVDIGLPLPDYFSAAFRDKVYDVAARRDVLLRGVKVKGDAAVKMGIVDAAYDSEEKLTEATVRLAQELGNKKWDGYCYQEIRKSLYPDLCGVLGLVEGKLVAKL